One genomic window of Vibrio rhizosphaerae includes the following:
- a CDS encoding ABC transporter substrate-binding protein has translation MNKNKISRAMVLGLGLTLAGTTLPSYAAHVPEGTKLAPVQELVRGNGSEIETLDPQKVNGVPGANVDRDLFEGLVNEDGYGKLVPGVAEKWETKDNKTFTFHLRKTAKWSNGDPVTADDFVYGWQRLVDPATASPYAEYLQLGNVTNAEEIVAGKKDKSTLGIKAIDAYTLQVHLDKPTPYFVKMLVHQSTFPAPRKVIEQWGSKWTRPEHFVGNGAYVPEIWVVNERLVLKRNPLYWNDAETVINKVTYLPIESQNAEMNRFLAGEMDSTYEMPVEHFKRLKKEHPESVSVTGYLCNYYYDFNTRKKPFDDVRVRKALSYAIDRDIITKAIMGQGQKPAYAFTPDITAGFTPPMPEYGKWTQKERNQKARELLAEAGYDKNNPLTLTLIYNTSDNHKKVATAIQSMWKQTLGVNTNLENQEWKTFLDNRRQGNFEVARDAWCGDYNEASTFLSQMLSNNSGNYAHYQSKAYDDVMEKAMLSTSDTERANYYAQAEKLIAQDMPVAPTYQYVKAHLLAPYVGGYPIHNAGDMTYTRDMYIKAK, from the coding sequence ATGAATAAAAATAAGATTTCCCGAGCAATGGTGTTGGGATTAGGCCTAACTCTAGCCGGCACAACATTACCATCCTATGCAGCACACGTTCCGGAAGGAACAAAACTGGCCCCAGTACAAGAATTGGTCCGAGGCAACGGATCAGAAATCGAAACACTTGACCCACAGAAGGTGAATGGCGTTCCCGGCGCGAACGTTGACAGAGACTTATTTGAAGGCTTGGTTAACGAAGATGGCTACGGCAAGCTTGTTCCCGGTGTCGCCGAGAAATGGGAAACCAAAGATAACAAAACATTTACCTTTCATCTGCGTAAAACAGCGAAATGGTCCAATGGTGACCCCGTCACTGCCGACGATTTCGTCTACGGATGGCAACGCCTTGTCGATCCGGCAACCGCTTCTCCTTATGCTGAATATTTACAGTTAGGCAATGTCACCAATGCCGAAGAGATTGTGGCAGGTAAGAAAGATAAGTCCACGTTAGGTATCAAAGCGATTGATGCTTACACACTGCAAGTCCATCTCGATAAACCCACGCCTTACTTTGTCAAAATGTTGGTTCACCAATCAACGTTTCCGGCTCCACGGAAGGTTATTGAACAATGGGGCAGTAAATGGACCCGCCCAGAACACTTTGTCGGCAATGGTGCCTACGTCCCTGAAATATGGGTCGTCAATGAACGTTTAGTGCTCAAGCGCAACCCACTTTACTGGAATGATGCTGAAACAGTCATTAATAAGGTCACCTATCTACCGATCGAAAGTCAAAATGCCGAAATGAATCGCTTCCTCGCGGGTGAAATGGATTCTACCTACGAAATGCCGGTCGAACATTTTAAACGACTCAAGAAAGAACACCCGGAATCCGTTTCTGTGACCGGATATCTGTGTAACTACTACTACGATTTCAATACGCGGAAAAAACCGTTTGATGACGTTCGGGTCAGAAAAGCACTCTCTTATGCAATTGACCGGGATATCATTACTAAGGCCATTATGGGGCAAGGCCAAAAGCCGGCTTACGCCTTTACACCAGACATTACTGCCGGATTCACCCCACCAATGCCGGAATATGGTAAGTGGACTCAGAAAGAGCGTAATCAAAAAGCTCGTGAACTTTTGGCTGAAGCAGGTTACGACAAAAATAATCCGTTAACACTGACTCTGATTTACAACACCTCAGACAACCATAAGAAAGTTGCGACGGCGATTCAATCGATGTGGAAACAGACATTAGGTGTCAATACCAATCTGGAAAATCAGGAATGGAAAACCTTCCTGGATAATCGTCGTCAGGGGAACTTCGAAGTTGCTCGCGACGCTTGGTGTGGTGACTATAACGAAGCATCAACCTTCCTTTCTCAAATGCTCTCCAATAACAGTGGTAACTACGCCCACTATCAAAGCAAAGCTTATGACGATGTCATGGAAAAAGCGATGCTGAGTACGTCTGACACAGAGCGTGCTAATTACTACGCTCAGGCTGAGAAGTTGATTGCGCAGGATATGCCTGTCGCACCGACCTATCAGTATGTGAAAGCACACTTACTCGCGCCTTATGTCGGTGGTTATCCGATCCATAATGCGGGAGACATGACTTACACTCGGGATATGTACATTAAAGCAAAATAA
- the oppB gene encoding oligopeptide ABC transporter permease OppB: MLKFIAKRILEAIPTLLVLITISFFLMRFAPGSPFSSERAVAPQVLANINAEYGLDKPIMVQYFTYLKNILHGDFGPSFKYKDFSVNELVGKALPVSAKIGATAFFFTIILGVTIGTIAALKQNTWLDYSLMATTMLGIVIPSFVFAPVLIFIFAINLEWLPAGGWNDGSFQYMALPVLGMSLLYIATFARITRGSMIETLNSNFIRTAKAKGLNYGYIVVRHALKPALLPVVSYMGPAFVGIITGSVVIETIFGLPGIGKLFVNAAFNRDYSLVLGITILIGFLFILFNMIVDILLAYIDPKIRY, from the coding sequence ATGCTTAAATTCATTGCTAAACGGATATTGGAAGCGATCCCGACCTTATTGGTGCTGATCACAATATCGTTTTTTCTCATGCGCTTTGCGCCCGGCAGCCCGTTCTCTTCAGAGCGTGCTGTAGCCCCCCAAGTTCTGGCAAATATCAATGCCGAATATGGGCTGGATAAACCTATCATGGTTCAGTACTTCACTTATCTGAAAAATATTTTGCACGGCGATTTTGGTCCGTCGTTTAAATATAAAGATTTCAGTGTCAATGAATTGGTTGGAAAAGCGTTGCCGGTCTCCGCAAAAATCGGGGCGACCGCCTTTTTCTTTACCATCATTCTCGGGGTGACGATTGGCACGATCGCAGCCCTGAAACAGAATACGTGGCTGGACTATTCATTAATGGCAACGACCATGTTGGGTATCGTCATCCCCTCCTTTGTCTTTGCTCCGGTGCTGATCTTCATCTTTGCCATCAATTTAGAATGGTTACCCGCCGGTGGCTGGAATGACGGCTCGTTCCAATATATGGCACTGCCCGTTCTCGGTATGTCGTTACTCTATATCGCAACCTTCGCTCGGATTACCCGAGGCTCAATGATTGAAACCCTCAACAGTAACTTTATCCGCACCGCGAAAGCCAAAGGCCTCAACTACGGTTACATTGTTGTTCGTCATGCATTAAAACCCGCGCTATTACCGGTTGTTTCTTATATGGGCCCCGCTTTTGTCGGTATTATTACCGGTTCGGTGGTCATCGAAACTATCTTTGGCTTACCCGGAATCGGGAAGCTATTTGTGAACGCAGCCTTTAACCGGGATTATTCTCTGGTACTCGGGATAACCATCCTGATTGGATTTTTGTTTATTTTGTTCAACATGATCGTCGATATTCTTCTCGCCTATATCGATCCGAAAATCCGCTATTAG
- a CDS encoding NADP-dependent oxidoreductase, whose protein sequence is MQTYRAVHLIDRPQREITADVFSTETATIPTPQEGEFLVKVTHLSLDPAMRGWMSADENSYIPPVALGDVMRASGLGEVVSSRHPDFPEGTRVLGMTGMQEYLLSNGTGLNKIPADIPAEAVLAVISLPGVTAYHGLYQVLQPKAGQTLVITAAAGSVGSLVGQMAKNLGLRVVGVVGSAEKGRWITEELGFNAALNYHEADFAEQLAAATPDGIDLFFENTGGVAQAPIFARMNAHGRIAVCGLIAEYNKDQPDPGPSWMNIIKRRLSIQGFTMPDHFDRFADYGLALGGMLMKGELKYRTHVIHGIENAPDAIKLLFSGDNQGKLIVEL, encoded by the coding sequence ATGCAGACATATCGGGCAGTTCATTTGATTGACAGACCCCAGCGAGAGATTACTGCGGATGTATTTTCGACAGAAACCGCAACAATACCCACGCCACAAGAAGGCGAATTTTTGGTAAAAGTCACGCACCTATCTCTGGACCCTGCCATGCGTGGCTGGATGAGCGCTGACGAGAATAGCTATATTCCTCCTGTGGCATTAGGGGATGTGATGCGTGCCAGTGGATTGGGCGAAGTGGTCTCTTCCAGACATCCTGATTTCCCTGAGGGGACCCGAGTTCTGGGAATGACAGGCATGCAGGAATATCTGCTTTCCAACGGTACCGGTTTGAATAAAATACCGGCAGACATTCCGGCTGAAGCTGTACTGGCCGTGATCTCACTCCCGGGGGTGACCGCATATCATGGCCTGTATCAGGTTTTACAGCCAAAGGCAGGGCAAACATTAGTGATTACGGCAGCAGCCGGGTCGGTCGGTTCACTCGTCGGGCAAATGGCGAAGAACCTCGGACTCCGAGTGGTTGGCGTCGTTGGTAGTGCAGAAAAAGGGCGATGGATTACCGAAGAGTTAGGATTTAATGCAGCCTTGAATTATCACGAGGCTGATTTTGCTGAACAATTGGCAGCTGCAACGCCGGATGGTATTGACTTGTTTTTTGAAAATACCGGTGGTGTGGCTCAGGCGCCTATTTTTGCGCGAATGAATGCGCATGGACGTATTGCTGTTTGTGGTCTGATTGCTGAGTACAACAAAGATCAGCCAGATCCGGGCCCTAGCTGGATGAACATCATTAAACGTCGTCTGTCGATTCAGGGCTTTACCATGCCGGATCACTTTGACCGATTTGCTGATTATGGTCTGGCGTTAGGCGGCATGTTGATGAAAGGGGAGCTGAAATATCGTACCCATGTGATTCACGGTATCGAAAATGCGCCTGATGCGATTAAATTACTCTTTAGTGGCGATAATCAGGGCAAGTTAATCGTCGAATTATAA
- the oppF gene encoding murein tripeptide/oligopeptide ABC transporter ATP binding protein OppF, translating into MNQKSLLLDIKDLKVHFQIASKSAWPWSPPTVLKAVDGVSARLYEGETLGVVGESGCGKSTFARAIIGLVNATEGEVVWLGQDLTRMKAAQRRETRKDIQMIFQDPLASLNPRMTIGDIIAEPLRTFYPELSSLEVKDRVKEMMMRVGLLPNVINRYPHEFSGGQCQRIGIARALILRPKMIICDEPVSALDVSIQAQVVNLLKEIQKELGLSLVFIAHDLSVVKHISDRVMVMYLGNVVEIGEADKLFSAPKHPYTTALMTAVPIPDPNLERQKKIQMLEGDLPSPINPPSGCVFRTRCPKAQPQCAQNKPVLSGDEQHAVACPIVL; encoded by the coding sequence ATGAATCAGAAATCCTTACTACTTGATATTAAAGATCTGAAAGTTCATTTTCAGATAGCCTCAAAGTCAGCCTGGCCCTGGTCACCTCCGACGGTACTCAAAGCGGTTGATGGGGTGAGTGCCCGTCTTTATGAAGGTGAAACTCTGGGTGTGGTCGGTGAGTCCGGCTGTGGTAAATCAACGTTTGCCCGCGCAATTATCGGGCTGGTCAATGCAACAGAAGGTGAAGTGGTCTGGCTTGGTCAAGACCTGACCCGGATGAAAGCTGCGCAGCGGCGGGAAACCCGTAAAGATATTCAGATGATCTTTCAGGACCCGTTGGCATCGCTTAATCCACGCATGACAATTGGTGACATTATTGCAGAGCCACTCCGGACATTTTATCCGGAGCTCTCTTCTCTGGAAGTAAAAGATCGGGTGAAAGAGATGATGATGCGGGTCGGGCTATTGCCGAATGTCATCAACCGCTATCCGCATGAGTTTTCCGGCGGGCAGTGTCAGCGGATTGGGATTGCCCGGGCCTTAATTCTGCGGCCGAAAATGATCATCTGTGACGAACCGGTGTCAGCACTGGACGTGTCAATTCAGGCACAAGTGGTTAACTTGCTCAAAGAGATCCAAAAAGAGCTTGGCTTGAGTCTGGTATTTATCGCTCATGACTTATCCGTCGTGAAGCATATATCTGACCGGGTGATGGTGATGTATCTCGGCAATGTTGTCGAGATTGGTGAAGCCGATAAGCTGTTTTCAGCGCCAAAGCATCCCTATACAACAGCGTTGATGACGGCCGTCCCGATTCCTGATCCAAATCTGGAACGGCAGAAAAAAATTCAGATGCTGGAAGGTGATCTCCCGTCACCGATCAATCCACCATCCGGCTGTGTGTTCCGTACCCGTTGTCCGAAAGCACAACCCCAATGTGCCCAGAATAAACCGGTCCTCAGTGGTGACGAACAACATGCGGTTGCCTGTCCCATCGTGCTCTGA
- the oppD gene encoding ABC transporter ATP-binding protein gives MNLLDVKDLRVEFSTPDGTVTAVNDLNFSLKQGETLGIVGESGSGKSQTVFAMMGLLAKNGKVSGSALFEGKEILNQPEKTLNKIRAEQIAMIFQDPMTSLNPYMKVSTQLMEVLMKHKGMGKAEAFEESVRMLEAVKIPEARKRINMYPHEFSGGMRQRVMIAMALLCRPKLLIADEPTTALDVTVQAQIMDLLNELKAEFNTAIIMITHDLGVVAGSCEKVLVMYAGRTMEYGSVNDIFYQPSHPYAEGLLRAIPRLDTEGDVLPTIPGNPPNLLRLPPGCPYQERCHRVTERCKHETPALMTFGNQRQRACFSDWETWEK, from the coding sequence ATGAACTTACTTGATGTAAAAGATCTACGGGTTGAATTCTCGACACCGGATGGCACCGTAACAGCCGTCAACGATCTGAATTTTTCATTAAAACAAGGCGAGACGCTGGGAATCGTCGGTGAATCCGGCTCCGGGAAATCTCAGACCGTGTTTGCGATGATGGGACTTCTGGCGAAAAACGGCAAGGTTTCCGGCAGCGCCCTATTTGAAGGCAAAGAAATTCTCAATCAGCCGGAAAAAACGCTGAATAAAATTCGCGCAGAACAGATTGCGATGATATTTCAGGATCCGATGACGTCGCTGAATCCTTATATGAAAGTCAGCACCCAACTGATGGAAGTGCTGATGAAGCATAAAGGGATGGGAAAAGCAGAAGCATTCGAAGAATCGGTCCGGATGCTGGAAGCCGTTAAAATCCCGGAAGCACGCAAGCGTATTAATATGTATCCCCATGAATTCTCTGGCGGAATGCGTCAACGGGTGATGATCGCAATGGCGCTCCTCTGTCGCCCTAAACTATTGATTGCTGACGAACCGACAACCGCACTGGATGTCACAGTACAAGCGCAGATTATGGATCTGCTTAACGAGCTGAAAGCAGAATTCAATACCGCGATTATCATGATCACTCACGATCTCGGGGTTGTCGCCGGCTCTTGTGAGAAAGTCTTAGTGATGTACGCGGGCAGAACCATGGAATATGGTAGCGTCAATGATATTTTCTATCAGCCGAGCCATCCTTATGCCGAAGGCTTGCTTCGAGCGATTCCACGTCTGGATACGGAAGGAGACGTTCTCCCGACCATTCCGGGTAATCCGCCCAATCTACTCCGGCTGCCACCCGGCTGTCCTTATCAGGAACGATGCCACCGGGTCACAGAACGCTGTAAACATGAAACACCAGCCCTCATGACGTTTGGTAACCAACGTCAACGGGCCTGCTTTTCTGACTGGGAGACGTGGGAAAAATGA
- a CDS encoding putative bifunctional diguanylate cyclase/phosphodiesterase codes for MKKKDIQTGLEKEIRKRAKWDFFYICVIALLLSYISVITKVDLFEQLYFFSRQHEHWEMDEITLIVLWCGLGGIFYAYRRVQDLRALLQEVSGKAFFDQVSQLPNRVYSLECLTQMLHQAERLRFRAAVIFIDLDNFKMVNDTYGHAKGDLLLQMFGERLRHSVRKGDIVGRLGGDEYLVLLELTDENELAPVLERIRSIQDEPYRLDENDLIFRFSAGIAIYPDDGETATDLLKASDIAMYHSKVTRTGQIERYTDHMTETLYARYQLESDLKLALQNKNFYMEYQPQLSLKNEQIVGYEALIRWELRGKQVPTTQLIQIAEDTGHIEEIGLWALYQALEDAQSFLQANQRLAVNITSRHFWKSDFVYQIERALSFYEFPPHQLVLELTESALVSDIFDDIRQKVTALRELGILVAIDDFGIGYSCLGRLKDLPINCLKIDQTFTHALVNSERDWYVISTLVNMAKHLNFLIMAEGVESKEQLDLLHQIGCHMAQGYYIGQPATLTHLVAQTSRL; via the coding sequence ATGAAAAAGAAAGACATTCAGACCGGTCTGGAGAAAGAGATTCGCAAACGTGCTAAATGGGACTTTTTTTATATCTGTGTCATTGCTTTGCTCCTGTCTTATATCTCCGTGATAACCAAAGTTGATCTGTTTGAGCAACTTTATTTTTTTAGTCGCCAGCATGAGCATTGGGAAATGGATGAGATTACGCTGATTGTTTTATGGTGTGGTCTGGGGGGGATTTTTTATGCTTATCGTCGAGTACAGGATTTACGCGCCTTGCTTCAGGAAGTATCAGGAAAAGCTTTTTTCGATCAGGTAAGTCAATTACCAAACCGAGTTTATTCTCTGGAATGTTTAACGCAGATGTTGCATCAGGCAGAGCGGTTGAGATTTCGGGCGGCCGTTATATTTATTGATCTGGACAATTTCAAAATGGTCAATGATACCTATGGTCATGCCAAGGGCGACTTGTTATTGCAGATGTTTGGTGAACGGTTACGCCATTCGGTCCGCAAAGGTGATATCGTCGGGCGTTTAGGCGGAGATGAATATTTAGTTTTACTTGAACTGACCGATGAAAATGAGCTTGCGCCTGTATTGGAACGCATTCGATCAATACAAGATGAGCCGTATCGTTTAGATGAGAATGATCTGATTTTCCGCTTTAGTGCCGGTATAGCGATTTATCCTGATGATGGTGAGACCGCAACAGATTTACTCAAAGCCTCGGATATTGCCATGTATCACTCTAAAGTCACCCGAACCGGCCAAATTGAGCGTTATACCGATCATATGACTGAGACGTTATATGCTCGTTACCAGCTTGAATCTGACCTGAAATTAGCCTTGCAAAATAAAAATTTCTACATGGAGTATCAGCCACAATTATCACTGAAAAATGAGCAAATCGTCGGATATGAAGCGCTGATTCGTTGGGAGTTAAGAGGAAAACAGGTTCCGACCACGCAATTGATCCAAATTGCCGAAGACACCGGTCATATTGAAGAAATCGGCTTATGGGCTCTGTATCAAGCGCTTGAAGATGCGCAGTCTTTTTTGCAAGCCAATCAGCGACTGGCAGTAAATATCACGTCACGTCATTTCTGGAAAAGTGATTTTGTCTATCAAATTGAGCGGGCACTATCGTTTTATGAGTTTCCGCCGCATCAGCTTGTTTTAGAATTGACCGAATCTGCGTTAGTTAGTGATATATTTGATGATATCCGACAAAAGGTTACCGCATTAAGAGAACTTGGTATTCTGGTGGCGATTGATGATTTTGGGATTGGTTACTCTTGTCTGGGGCGATTAAAAGATCTGCCGATCAACTGCCTGAAAATCGATCAGACTTTTACACATGCACTGGTGAATTCAGAGCGAGATTGGTACGTCATCTCAACCTTGGTTAACATGGCGAAACATCTCAATTTTTTAATTATGGCAGAAGGTGTAGAATCGAAAGAACAGCTAGATCTGCTACATCAGATCGGATGTCACATGGCCCAAGGCTACTATATTGGTCAACCCGCCACCCTCACTCATTTGGTGGCGCAGACATCTAGGCTGTAA
- the oppC gene encoding oligopeptide ABC transporter permease OppC, translated as MIGNKENVQALERFSEQLEIEGRSLWQDARMRFLRNKAAMVSLVILVLITLAVLILPYMATYSFEDTDWYAMNAAPSAEHIFGTDALGRDLYVRTLIGGQISLAVGILGALVAVIIGTLYGATSGYIGGRVDRVMMRMLEILYAIPFMFFVIVLVTFFGRNIMLIFVAIGAISWLDMARIVRGQTLSLRSKEFIEAAHVCGVSQWKIITRHIVPNVLGIVVVYSTLLIPTMILTESFLSFLGLGVQEPRTSWGALLQEGANTMDLAIWQLAFPAAFMIVTLFCFNYVGDGLRDALDPKDR; from the coding sequence ATGATTGGAAATAAAGAGAATGTCCAAGCACTGGAGCGATTCAGTGAACAATTGGAAATTGAAGGAAGAAGCTTGTGGCAAGACGCCAGAATGCGCTTTCTGCGTAACAAAGCAGCCATGGTCAGTCTGGTTATTCTGGTATTGATTACCTTGGCGGTGCTGATTCTGCCTTATATGGCAACGTACAGTTTCGAAGATACCGACTGGTATGCGATGAATGCGGCGCCATCGGCTGAACACATCTTCGGAACGGATGCTTTAGGCCGCGATTTGTATGTCCGGACATTAATTGGCGGTCAGATTTCACTGGCAGTCGGTATTCTGGGGGCACTGGTTGCCGTGATTATCGGTACGCTTTACGGTGCGACTTCCGGGTACATCGGTGGCCGGGTCGACCGCGTGATGATGCGGATGCTGGAGATTCTGTACGCCATCCCATTTATGTTTTTCGTCATCGTGCTGGTGACCTTCTTTGGGCGTAACATCATGCTCATCTTCGTGGCTATCGGTGCTATTTCATGGCTGGATATGGCACGGATTGTCCGGGGACAAACCCTGAGCCTGCGCAGTAAAGAGTTTATTGAAGCCGCACACGTTTGTGGCGTGAGTCAATGGAAAATTATCACCCGTCATATTGTCCCGAATGTACTGGGCATTGTCGTCGTTTATTCGACACTGCTCATTCCGACAATGATTCTGACGGAATCATTCCTCTCGTTTCTGGGATTGGGTGTTCAGGAGCCACGAACCAGTTGGGGAGCTTTGTTACAAGAAGGCGCAAATACTATGGATCTGGCCATCTGGCAGCTCGCGTTTCCTGCCGCATTTATGATTGTGACACTATTTTGTTTTAACTATGTTGGCGACGGATTGCGTGATGCACTCGATCCGAAAGACAGATAA
- a CDS encoding helix-turn-helix domain-containing protein — translation MRTGNHFKFENSTSLPGVKILTANMHDFSYDKHAHEEYSLGVTLQGRQDFFCCRRFHQSLPGGVILFNPDDVHDGHSGGTTDLSYVMTYIHPRTFRALFLALGVKPDHMVRVEGVLFDDWMFKQQIMTFAHIVNIGYYSKIEQELALFRLAHTLVRKSGSLREMLPQRRQDVLLNRAKAFIHSQYQDDLMIDDIAAVANMSKYHFIRLFRAQFGITPHQYVLNCRINGVQKALESGLPTSTVAQMFRFADVSHMNRRFKKLYGMTPKQYQTQLNRVPQR, via the coding sequence ATGCGAACAGGTAACCATTTCAAATTTGAGAACAGTACTTCGCTTCCGGGGGTCAAGATACTGACGGCCAATATGCACGATTTCAGTTATGACAAACATGCCCATGAAGAATACTCGCTGGGCGTGACATTGCAGGGCCGACAAGATTTTTTCTGTTGCCGACGCTTTCATCAAAGCCTCCCGGGAGGCGTGATACTCTTCAACCCTGATGATGTTCATGACGGTCATTCAGGCGGCACAACTGATTTGTCGTATGTGATGACTTACATCCACCCCCGGACATTTCGGGCGCTTTTTCTTGCATTGGGGGTGAAGCCTGATCACATGGTCCGGGTGGAAGGCGTCTTGTTTGATGATTGGATGTTCAAGCAGCAGATCATGACGTTCGCCCATATCGTCAACATCGGTTATTACTCAAAAATCGAACAGGAATTAGCTCTGTTTCGTTTAGCCCATACACTGGTTAGAAAATCAGGCTCATTACGTGAAATGCTCCCGCAACGTCGTCAGGATGTATTACTCAACCGAGCCAAAGCATTCATTCACAGTCAATACCAAGACGATTTGATGATCGATGATATTGCCGCCGTCGCCAATATGTCGAAATATCATTTTATCCGATTATTTCGGGCACAGTTTGGAATTACGCCTCACCAGTATGTGCTCAATTGCCGTATCAATGGCGTACAAAAAGCACTTGAATCCGGCCTTCCCACCTCAACAGTTGCACAAATGTTCCGTTTTGCTGACGTCAGTCACATGAATCGTCGCTTCAAAAAACTCTATGGTATGACCCCGAAACAATATCAAACACAGCTCAATCGGGTACCACAACGCTAA
- a CDS encoding LysE family translocator — MLEIWTYALGIMYSPGPVNLLSLNGGMQGQTRHHIGFFFGVACAMFILFISLSYLGHSLVNDDLLPYIALCGCSYILYLAWQLMRSSVTLKQRASFTLSFKNGLMMQLFNPKGLIATLPIATIQFPAQNMTEGQIMIWSGALALFAGCAPGSYSVLGGIVGKHLLNAIWLLRVQRLLALLLVYTAFSIGYEHIYKAW; from the coding sequence ATGCTTGAAATATGGACTTATGCTCTGGGAATCATGTATTCCCCGGGACCAGTGAATTTACTCAGCCTGAATGGTGGTATGCAGGGACAGACACGTCACCACATCGGATTTTTCTTCGGCGTTGCCTGTGCCATGTTCATTCTATTTATCAGTTTAAGTTATCTGGGTCATTCACTCGTCAATGATGACCTACTCCCTTATATTGCACTTTGCGGATGCAGTTACATTCTGTATCTCGCCTGGCAACTGATGCGCTCATCCGTGACACTCAAACAGCGGGCTTCATTCACGCTCTCATTCAAAAACGGGCTCATGATGCAGCTCTTCAACCCCAAAGGGCTGATTGCCACTCTGCCAATTGCCACAATTCAGTTTCCCGCACAAAATATGACTGAGGGACAGATCATGATTTGGTCTGGCGCACTTGCGCTGTTTGCCGGCTGCGCGCCCGGCAGTTATTCAGTCCTTGGCGGGATTGTCGGTAAACATCTGCTGAATGCAATCTGGTTATTGCGTGTACAACGGCTATTGGCATTACTTTTAGTGTATACAGCATTCAGTATCGGTTATGAGCACATTTATAAAGCTTGGTAG